A stretch of DNA from Rattus rattus isolate New Zealand chromosome 1, Rrattus_CSIRO_v1, whole genome shotgun sequence:
ctgctgctcctccccatcctccactgctgctcctccccatcctccactgctgctcctccccatcctccctgccactcctccccatccttctctgctgctcctccccatcctccactgctGATCCCCATCCTTCtctgctcctccccatcctccactgctgctcctccccatcttccactgttgctcctcctcatcctccactGCTGCTTCCTATCCTTCCCTGCTGCTCCCTATCCTCCATTCCTTTTCTGCAGCCACAGGTCTTGGTTTCAAggtgacattctttttttttccctgtgtagttctggctgtcctgaaattcactgtagacctgagatccacctgcctatgcttcccaagcactgggattaaagacaagcaccactatgcctggcttttttttttttttttttctttctttttttcggggttggggaccaaacccagggccttgcttgctaggcaagcgcctaccactgagctaaatccccagtcctaTGCCTAGCTTTAACATgctagtttgttttggtttttcgagataGGATTTCTCAtcagagtcctggctgtcctggaactcatacagtagatgaggctggcctcaaactcaaagagatcctcctgcctctgcctcctaagtggtgggattaaagatgtgtgccatcatTGCCAAACTTCAAGGTGCTTTTCTAGGATGGCCCCTGGCCATCAGACCTGGTGGCAGTCAAGGCAAACAGGTAGACAGAACTCATGGCCCAACTTTACGGGAACTGTTCACTGTTTTATATGGCAGCTGTTTGGCCCTGGGTCACATTTAGCAAGAGGTTACTTTGGGGGTTTGGGGATAGCTTAATTGGTGAAGTGTTTGCCGCACAagcaagaggatctgagtttgatgctCAGAACccaggcttttgttttatttttttaaagctgaggaCAGTggcacatatttgtaattatgCATTGGGGAAGTATAGACAGGCGGatttctggggctcactggccagccagtctagctatcCTTTGAAAAAGGATAAAAGGGTGGAAagcctgaggttgtcctctggcacCTGCACAGAAAGTTACTCAGTACCCAGTACTGCTTGTACACATCAGTGACCTGATCCTCACGCAATAAAGAGCAGCTGAAATGGGAAAGCCGGCAAAGCTACAGCACAAAGTCGGCACTCTACGTAAGATGTGTTTTTACACAAAGTGTAAGGTGCGTTCATGCAGGCATCATAGAGGCCAAAGGTGCTGGatacccctggagctggagttacaggtggctctGAGctgccagacatggtgctgggaactgaactccggtTCTCTcgtaagagcagtatgtgctcttaactgcagaacaaccatctccagccccttgaaGATTAGTTTTGGCAACCTGACAATCTAGAATTATCTGGGAAGGGAGTTTCATTGAAGGATTATCTAAATTAAGTTGGCTTGTGAATGTCTTTGAGGGGATTATTTAtgttaactgaggagggaagaaacatccactgtgggcagcaccagaCCCTAGGCAGAGGACCCTGAACTtgtgagaagaaagcaagctaagcaccAGCAAGAGTGCATTTGTCTTCACTTTTGCTTCTTTGCTGTGGATGCAACTGCACCAGCCCAGTCAAGCTTCTGAGACTTCCTACCATCATGGATTAACCTGGGGGTAATGAACCTAATAAACCCCTTTTCCCTTAAGTTGCTATGGCTGGGGTATTTAGCATAGCAACAGGATTCAAAACTAAGACAGTCGGTTCTCCTTGGAGCAGCCTATGTGATACTAGTGTATGTGAGAGGTGTATTTAGAAGCCTCCAGTGCCTCCTAGGATGAAGAGCCGACAGTCCCTGCCAGTCGTAGTaacttataatcctagcactggagaggctgatgcaggaggattgccgtAAGTTCAGGACCAGCCATACAtactgtgagaccctgcctcaatgcCCGGCACACCTTTCAGAAGAAAGGACAAGagtccctttctctgtgtcttctctcaactcctcctggcCCCTCACTTGTCAGCCACTCTGGTCTCCCAGGTCCTCAGATTCCTCTTGTTTTCTACtgctcttgggggtgggggtggaggtgaggggtCTTTGCACCTGCTGTTATCTCTGGACAGCCCCTCCTCTGCTTCGCTCCTTTGGTAGGTGACTCCTGCTTGTCTTTGAAGACATGATCGAATGTCTCTTCCATGGGAAATCCCACCTCTGAGACATTTCATGCCCAGCTGGTGTCAGCCAGTCAAAGGGGATGTTAATTTGAGGGGGCAGGCATGCCAGTCATGCTGCTGTGATGGGGGCTGACCTGACTGGACCTGAGATCCAGGGCTCTCCAGGTGATCTGTGCTGGAGAGCACCCACAGGGCACAGATCAGTGCCCAGTTTTGAATGCTTATTAATAAACAGTTTGTGGCACTCGATCGTGTCCCAGTCCAAAAGACAAAATCGTTGGACAGTATAGAAAGTAGTAGCTCAGCTGTACAGGGCATACTGCCTGAGTGCCAGCTATGCCCTGTCAGgcttgtgtgcatttgtgtgtgcctCCAAGCACTGGTCAGCCTAGGAGAAATCCACACATGGGTTCAAGTGCCACTGGACCACACAGTACTGGGGTGTTACCCTCCTTGGGTTCGTCCTAAGGTAAGTAGAACACTGGGTGGTGCTCTGGGGTCGGTCTGACCTCAAGCAGATGGAAGGTAACTGGGACCTCTAACTGGGACATGTAACAAGGTTGAGGACCACCAGGGCAGCTGGGTAACAGACTCAGCCAGGAGGGCGGTTGAGACGGATGTCATTGCTTGCTGCCAACCTCCCCAAAGTTCCCAAAGACTGAGTCACTTCACCAGCTTGGGCTGCATCCTTTATTTCATATCATAGCCTCTGGAGCGACTCCGTTCTCCAGGATAAGGTTTCATGGCTTGATACTCCTCTGGGCTTAGCATTTGCCATCCTTCATGATCTGAATGTCCTTTTTGGTTTTCCTAGAATCAAAGAAGAATGAGGCCATTCACTGTAGAAACTACAAGGgacggttaaaaaaaaaaaatgcccagtcCAACTAGACTTCCTGCTGAGCCCCTCCTGGAAATGTCCAGATGTGAAGCAGATTCAGGGATCTGATAGCATACCTCCTTATAAACTGACCCTCTTACCCCTCTTAGTGGGGTTTCAGCTACCACTGCTTACTGGTGGCTGCCAAACCTCTGTCCTGTCTGTTCTTGCACCAACAAGTTATACCAGAGACCAACTGTCCACAAACATCACTGACTCCCTTCCAGCCACCCAAGGCCATAAGTAATGTGTACTAGGCCTGGAACAGCAGGGCTAGGATCCCTTACCCAGGAGACTGGGATTCTAACTTCAAGGCCTTTCtgaactttataaaataaattcaaggcCTACACAACTTAACtagaccctgtttaaaaataaagggcACAGATGTGGCTAGCCACGCATATAGGAGATTCTGTGTTGGATCCCTAGTACTGAAACAAAACCATCGAGTTCAAGATCAGTCGGGGTTGTGGACTGAAGGAAGCCTGTTAAGGTTGAACTAGAGAATTATGGCCATCAGTCACTTAGGGGCAGCACCCCCAAGCCCCTGCACATGCAGATGAgacatccctaacatctcagaccaagccaataggaagcacctgctgtGAGACCCCAACCACCCCCAAACTGTACTTAAGATCCagaggaataaaggtgtgtgagaatGACTCCATCGTCTGAGAGCATCTGTCATACAGACGCTGCCTGGGAAGAGAAGCTCTTCAGAAGCCTTTgtcaccagaagctcccctgcactccACTCCCTGGCCAGCCTTCCAGCCCTAGGCTCAGTGCAGCCAGTGCAGTAGCAGAGGCAGCGGAGGCACGTCCCATCCCTGTTCGTGTCCTTTCCCCCTCACTTGACCCCTCCAGCCAGGCAGGGCCAGAGATCTCTGGTACTCAGAGAGGCAATAACAAGACCCGCttcagaagggaagggaggaaggacagctgctctcaccctccctccctctcacccttcACAGCCAAGTGCAGACTGAGCCTGTCAATTGTACCCCCAGATATCTTCTAACCATGAATTTTGGTATGGCCTTTTTCAGAGCAAGGACCCTAACTTCTTAATTTCTTCCAATACAGATTTCCACATCTGCCTAGACAGCTTTGAACTTGCCAAAGATTTTTCCCTGATCTCACCAGGCTCTCTCAGTCTGATGGATAATTTTACtggtgaggaaactgagaccaAGTGGGTAATCTAATTAATGTACCAAAGCCATGGTCTAGCCCCTACTCATCTCATCACCTCTCATCCACTTCACATTCTATTATAGCTAGCTTCTTTCTCCTACTTGGACTTATATTTTCTGCGTTTTTCTAGCTGCTTCTACATATGTTACAGGGCAAGCTTGGGTTTTACTTCCTCTAGTCTTCCCTGGTCCTGCTCTCTTCTGTTCCTGTGTGCTCCAGGTCTTGAACTGTGCTGCCATTGGCTGACTGTTGAAATGGCTTCCCTCTCTTAGCCTGACTCTGAGAGACTAGAGAGACTCTTGGGGACTAGCCATTGTAAGTGCTCAGTAAATAATAGTTCGTTAGGGGAATGAAAGGTCAGGTGAGATCATCTAGTTAGTCAGGGACAGAACAAAAAACATAACTCAGGgtttctgccccctccccttgctcctgTTGGTTTCTGGCTTTTGACCTGGTACCCCTCCCTGTGCTGGCTTTGCGATACATTTAGTTCAATTCAGCAGACAGATATCTAAGGACTTTTCTGGCCATGTCAGTGTGTGAAGGATGTGCATGCACCAGAGAGGGGACCACCCAAACATGTTGGATGGGAAGGAACTTACATCCGGGTCACGCAGAGGTGGCATTCATTCTCATATGTGAGGCCATCTGTGCCACAGATCAGGTTAGGTGACCGGGGACAGTTTGGAAACTCAGCCATGTGCTCACAGATGGGCTGTGGAAAGCAGAAGTAGTAGGGGATTCAGAGGTAGTGGTCATGGCCCCAGGGCTCTGCTTGGAACATGAAACCAGCTACTCAGGACTCCctggtgtgtttgcttctgtggATCCATGGGACTGGATTTATATACTTAAGTTGGAGTCTATGTCTGTTGAACCATGATGTGTGACATCCTGCCTGTacttgtgtgtttctctctctctctctctctctctctctctctctctctctctctctctctctctctctctctctcttgtgtgtgtgtgtgtgtgtgtgtgtgttgggggagtgtATAAGAAGCTTgtgccccagagctccctggtTCACATACTTCTcagtggatgtaactagaaaCTCTGCTCCCGGTCCAGTTATGAGCCCAGTAAACAGCCCTCCATCATTTCTAGGAAGTGTCTCACTTCCTTGAGGCTCCTGAAATTTCCAAGGCCAATATGGTCTTTTTTGTGTAGGAGGtgggtacgtgtgtgtatatatatatatgtttgcatgtatgcagaGGCCATTGAACATTGGATGTTGTTCCTTAAGAAACATTCACATTGTTTTTTCGGGACAGGTTCTCTcatggtctggaactcaccaaggAGGCTAGGCCAGGAAGCCCCAGAGATGTTCCTGTCTGTCTTAgaattctactgctgtgaacagacaccatgaccaaggcaactcttataaggacaacatttaattgaggctggctcataggttcagaggttgagtccagtTCATTAAgataggagcatggcagcatccaggcaggcatggtgtaggaagagctgagaattctacatcttcatctgaaggttgctaagagagcactgacttccaggcagctaggatgagggtctgaaGGCCCACACATACAGTAACACATCCAcaccaacaaggtcacacctcctaatagtgccactccctgggttaggtatactcaaaccaccacattccactccctggcccccatagacttgtccaaacacatgagtctatgggggccatacctaaacttagtatGATGCCAGATACATATAGTCCACTTCCAAAGCACCCATAGTCTAgcagtctcaacagtgttaaaagtccaaaattcaaagtctcttctgagattcatccaatcacttaactgtaatccccaaagcaaggcAGGAAACCAACTGGTCAGactctaaactctgcatctccagggctgatgtcaaagtggtcttcagatctccatcagcagatagcccatggctctggcatctcgaaCATCTTGGGGtgtccaaggcaacttcaatgttacaccttcttgtttcagtgtctgggatccacacatgatcttctgggcaaCTCCGAAGGGCtggcgtcacttctccagctcgGCCCTCTGTAGCACAAGTTCAGGTTGatccattccactgctgctgctgttcttggtgatcatcctggcatctccaatacactagGGTCTTcaactgcaactaggcttcaccagtagcctctcataaGCTCTcatcatggtgccaagcctcaattcctttgcatgaccccatcagtcctgggccatcaactacaactgaggctccACCTTCACCATGgccttcctggcctctcacagtgcccagcctcagctgctctccatgactcccctcatgcctttaaaaccagtaccacctgggtgactcttacacattaccaagtccagctgtagcatgaggtacaaccttggctatctctggaacacagcttctttgtgctctcagaaaacacttcccagaagattttacctcagtgatgctggtctcttaatcaccactaatttcttagctctagctaaccaACATTAATTGTCCCAGTTTcagttttccaactccttcacactccctagcttggctgtcctgaaacttgctctgaagattgaccttgaactcaagatctgcatgcctgtgtctcctgaatgctgggactaaaggcatgtaacGCCATGCCTAGATttaagcttttctctacttgaaacttgctctgtaccaggctggccttgaactcaagagatctacttgcctctgtctcctggaattaaatgCGTGTGCCGCCATGCTTGGAAACTTGGGTGAGTGAGATCATGCCCCAAGGTCATCACTCTCAATTCAATTTGATCTCCTtcaacacaggattcagctccattccactttctggtgcccctttaatactcaaaccatatattttatatttttcctttctaagcttgccaCGCTTGTTCAAAGGattttcatgagacttaaccagagaacaaagtctatgatgggtgtttctgagacttcttttgtcaattaatataaatctctttaccttaaccTCAGGTAGATTCTTCAAataagggcaaaaagcagccacattcttcaccaaaataccacaaaacagatTCTAGGCCAtgtactgaaattcttctccactgaaaccagGTCTACAAAGTGAAGTCACCCTCAACAACAAAGACTTCCATATTCCTACggggatagcccattaagccccacttaaagcattctaccattttccaaatccaaagtccccaagtCAACATTCTTCccaacaaaagcatggtcaggcctatcacagcagtaccccagtctctgataccaacttctgtcttagttagggtttactgctatgaacagacaccatgaccaaggcaactcttataaggacaatatttaattgggactggcttacaggttcagaggtccagtccagtgtcatcaaggcgagaggagcatggcagtgttcaggaagccatggtgcaggagctgagagttctacatcttcacttgaAGACTGCTAGGAGAacactgacttctaggcagctagggtaaGGGTTTTAAATTTAAAGCCCAAACTCACAGTggcgcacctactccaacaaggccacacctccaaatagtgccactccctgggctaggcACACTCAAACCACTACACTAACTCTGCTTCACAAGCACCAGGTTTAAATGGGTGCTAGaagtcaaactcaggttttcacaTTTGCAAGGCACCAGTTACCAACTGAGCTCTCCCAGCCCCCAATATGGTCCTTGTGGGAAGGCTTATAGCTCAATTAGTCTCCGAGTGAAAGGTTCTCAGGCTGAACTGACTCAAGACTGGGACTGGAGTCTGGATCAAAGAAAGGGTGAGGCGGGGGGCAGTGTAGGGGAGCAGTAGAAACCCATGCTCTAGCGTTCAGCATGGTGGTGCAGAGCTGTGAGCCCAGCAGCtgaaggtggaaggaggagaATCCCAAGGTCAAGCTTTTCATCAACTAGCTGAAAATCGGCCTCTGCCACGGGAGGcctgtttcaaaatacaaagCAAGTGCACTCCAGAGACCCCCAGATCAGACGCCAAGGCTTTGTAAACTTGGGTGAGCTGTCTCTATTCTCTGAGCCCCAGCTTCCTCATCAGCGAAAACGGCACATAACTGTTCTTCTCATGAGGATCAGCCTATAAAATATCTGCTTCTTTGGAACCAAGTAAGGGATACTGGATTTGAATGGACTACCGAATAGGGAAGATTCTGAGGCTGCTGCTTGGACCTTGTCACAGAGTGTGAGACCCAAGGGGGAACCTGGCAGGGCGGTTTGACGTTTGCCCACTTAGAGTGAAGGGATGAAAGGAGGAGATGTGCTTGGCTGACATCCACAGGGCCTTCAGTGTATTGGGGTGTGACCTCTTTGGCCTGAAACCTGTGGCCTATCCTGTGCCACACAGAGCACAGCAGGTGAGGTGTCCTGCTGTgtcggggagggggtggggactaCAACAGAGAAAAGGACCTTGGAGAGCAGGGATGTGGCAGATCCTGAGGGCTGAGGCCAGGCTTGGAGCTTGGGCCTGTTCTGTCTGGAGGAGGTATTCTGAGGAAAATGCAGGTGCAGGAGGCCATCTTGGCTACCTTGGGACCACTGAAGGTGTCAGCAGAAGGACGGATGTCCTAGAGTGGATGAGAGGACTCCTGAGCATGATGTCCTTACCATTCTGGAGAAAAGCCTCGCTGCGGACACCGGCAGTTCTGGAGGACAAAGAGAACAAAGCAAGATGCTGTCAGATCTGGCTGCCAGGTCAGAGTCTGGGGACCCCTCCTGCTCTAGGGCACCTGGCCCAGGCTCTGTGAATCAGGACTTCTTGAGGAAACATTGGGTTGGGTTACATGAATAAAGACATGGAAAATATAGTCCTGGAAAatactaataatataaaaaaaatcagcagtTAGCTGTATGCGGGACACTGCAAATACGTGTCTTTTGGTACTCTCCACACCTCTTGCCACCCgaacaagaaggaagggtggAGGTAGTAAATGTTATATCTGTGAGCCAGAGTTCAGTACAGGCCTAAGGTACCAGCCTTGGCTGCTGGGAGTGCTAGCTGTTCACAATCAGTCCCTTCCTAGGAATGAAGCTTAGGGAATGGCGCCGCCTCATTCGACCTTGCCTCCCAGATCACAGATCTCCCCCAAGCAGCCTTCTGGAACACGCTGAGGTGCCTCGCAAGCTCCAGAGCTTCCTGCAAGGCCACCTGACACATGGTTACACTCAGCCAGCTCCCTCACCCTGGGTAGCTAGTCCTTCCACACTTCTCAGTGATGCGTGCAGGCTCAGGTCTGTCTGCCGGAGAGCTCGACAGACCTATGACAGGCCCAGCTTGAATGACAGGTCAGACAAGGCAGAGCTCGGACTTACACACGGGTTCACCATCCCAAGTTCGACTCCCTACACACACAGTTATTGCCCGGAAGACTTGGCTGAGCCTCTTACAGGACGGGAGCAAAGCTGTGTGATCATGGGCTGTAGGCTGATGTCATTATGCGggtgaaggcagatacaagataaaacaaggcctgtcattggatgagaaggaagggagggaacagaggttttagaaggagagggaggagcagaaagggagaagtaacatggaggcagatgtagaCAATCCTTGCC
This window harbors:
- the Spink4 gene encoding serine protease inhibitor Kazal-type 4 yields the protein MAMHLWLVTLTLVPLLAMDRELPVSAARLFSRMPICEHMAEFPNCPRSPNLICGTDGLTYENECHLCVTRMKTKKDIQIMKDGKC